The following are from one region of the Erwinia billingiae Eb661 genome:
- the aldA gene encoding aldehyde dehydrogenase has translation MTARQHRLYINGQFVENRSGRWIDVINPATEALLSQVPEGNREDADRAIDAAEAAQPAWEALPAVERGNWLRKISAGIRSREAEITATIVAEGGKTQQLAQTEVLFTADYLDYMAEWARRYEGEIVQSDRVNETIMVFKKAIGVTTGILPWNFPFFLIARKAAPALITGNTIVIKPSELTPNNAMLFADIVDQVGLPAGVFNLVTGYGPEVGQALAANPKVGMVSLTGSVNAGIATLQAAAPNITKVSLELGGKAPAIVMNDADLDLAVKAIVSSRMINTGQVCNCAERLYVQREVYDEVVGRLATAFGQVTSGNPAERSDIDMGPLISADALTRVEQKVALAVEQGATIVTGGKRSGQRGYFFEPTLLTNVSQKMAIIQEETFGPVLPVIPFNTLEEAIELANDSEYGLTSSIFTRDLNTTMQALQQLKFGETYVNRENFEAMQGFHAGWRKSGIGGADGRHGLEEYLQTHVAYLQYH, from the coding sequence ATGACCGCACGCCAACATCGCCTTTATATCAATGGCCAGTTTGTAGAAAACCGCAGCGGACGCTGGATTGATGTGATTAACCCCGCGACGGAAGCATTGCTCTCTCAGGTGCCGGAAGGCAACCGTGAAGATGCCGACCGGGCGATTGATGCCGCAGAAGCGGCACAGCCCGCCTGGGAAGCCCTTCCTGCCGTGGAACGGGGCAACTGGCTGCGCAAAATTTCTGCCGGTATCCGTAGCCGTGAAGCAGAAATCACCGCCACCATTGTTGCCGAGGGCGGTAAAACCCAGCAACTGGCGCAAACGGAAGTGCTGTTTACCGCAGATTACCTCGACTATATGGCTGAGTGGGCTCGCCGTTATGAAGGCGAGATCGTACAAAGCGATCGGGTGAATGAAACCATCATGGTATTTAAAAAAGCGATTGGCGTTACCACCGGTATTTTGCCGTGGAACTTCCCCTTCTTCCTGATTGCGCGTAAAGCGGCCCCGGCCTTAATCACCGGTAACACCATCGTGATTAAGCCCAGCGAACTGACGCCCAACAACGCCATGCTGTTTGCCGACATTGTCGACCAGGTGGGTCTGCCTGCGGGCGTCTTTAACCTGGTAACCGGTTATGGTCCGGAGGTCGGCCAGGCGCTGGCCGCCAATCCCAAGGTCGGTATGGTCAGCCTGACGGGTAGCGTCAACGCTGGTATTGCCACTTTGCAGGCAGCGGCGCCGAATATCACTAAAGTTTCTCTTGAGTTGGGCGGAAAAGCGCCTGCAATAGTGATGAATGATGCAGACCTCGATTTGGCGGTAAAAGCCATTGTCAGCTCCAGAATGATCAATACCGGGCAGGTTTGTAACTGTGCTGAGCGGCTCTATGTGCAAAGGGAGGTTTATGACGAGGTTGTCGGGCGTCTGGCGACCGCTTTCGGCCAGGTGACCAGCGGCAATCCGGCAGAACGCAGCGACATCGATATGGGCCCATTGATCTCCGCCGATGCCCTGACGCGCGTTGAACAAAAGGTCGCGCTGGCGGTTGAACAAGGCGCGACAATTGTCACCGGCGGGAAACGCAGTGGCCAGCGCGGCTATTTCTTCGAGCCGACGCTTTTGACCAACGTGTCTCAAAAAATGGCGATTATTCAGGAAGAAACTTTCGGCCCGGTGCTGCCGGTTATTCCCTTCAACACCCTTGAAGAGGCGATTGAATTGGCCAATGACAGCGAGTATGGCCTGACCTCCTCGATTTTCACCCGTGATTTGAACACCACAATGCAGGCACTCCAACAGCTGAAGTTTGGCGAGACCTATGTGAACCGCGAGAATTTTGAGGCGATGCAGGGGTTCCATGCCGGCTGGCGAAAATCAGGTATCGGCGGCGCCGACGGCCGCCACGGTCTGGAGGAGTACTTACAAACTCACGTGGCCTATCTGCAGTATCATTAA
- the rhaS gene encoding HTH-type transcriptional activator RhaS, whose product MTVLHSVDFFPSGGLPIAIEPRAPQGAFPEHHHDDFHEIVIVEQGAGIHIFNGEPRPLCGGCVCFVRNHDRHLYENTDKLILTNVLYRGPEAFRFVTGFQHLLPQECEGNYPSHWRIGNKVLAQAKALIDDLGKSPDRADWENQAEQEMRFMQLLVLLRRGCSELPGDDQDGRMRGLLNWLAEHFSEEIDWEALATRFSLSLRTLHRQLKQQTGSTPQRYLNQLRLLQARHLLRHSEMRITDIAYQCGFGDSNHFSTLFKREFGTSPRTIRQNDL is encoded by the coding sequence ATGACCGTATTACACAGCGTGGATTTTTTCCCGAGCGGCGGACTGCCGATAGCCATAGAACCGCGTGCCCCTCAGGGTGCGTTTCCCGAGCACCATCACGATGATTTCCATGAGATTGTGATTGTCGAGCAAGGTGCGGGCATCCATATCTTTAATGGCGAGCCGCGTCCTTTATGCGGTGGCTGCGTCTGCTTTGTGCGCAATCACGATCGCCATCTGTACGAAAATACCGACAAGCTGATCCTCACCAATGTGCTCTACCGCGGGCCGGAAGCCTTCCGCTTTGTCACCGGCTTTCAGCATCTTCTGCCGCAGGAATGCGAAGGCAACTACCCGTCCCACTGGCGCATTGGCAACAAGGTGCTGGCACAGGCGAAAGCGCTGATTGATGATTTGGGCAAGTCGCCCGATCGCGCCGACTGGGAAAATCAGGCGGAACAGGAGATGCGCTTTATGCAGCTGCTGGTGCTGTTGCGCCGTGGGTGCAGCGAATTGCCAGGAGACGATCAGGATGGCCGGATGCGCGGATTGCTTAACTGGCTGGCCGAGCATTTCAGTGAAGAAATTGACTGGGAAGCGCTGGCAACCCGCTTCTCGCTGTCGCTACGCACCCTGCATCGCCAGTTAAAACAACAAACTGGCAGCACACCGCAACGTTATCTGAATCAACTACGTCTGTTGCAGGCGCGTCATTTGCTACGGCACAGTGAAATGCGCATTACCGATATTGCTTATCAGTGTGGATTTGGTGACAGCAATCACTTTTCCACACTGTTTAAGCGCGAGTTTGGCACCTCTCCGCGTACCATCAGACAAAATGATCTGTGA
- a CDS encoding sugar transporter, whose translation MQSTNPVSRKTAWLRVFMLAIAAFIFNTTEFAPVGLLSDIAASYNMNTAQVGLMLTIYAWVVALLSLPMMLLTRNVERRFLLIAIFTLFIASHVLSTFAWSFNILVLSRIGIALSHAIFWSITASLAIRVAPAGKKTQALSMLATGTALAMVLGLPIGRMIGQYLGWRITFGVIGFVALVTMLCLAKLLPKLPSEHTGSLKSVPMLFKRPALVSLYLLIAIVVTAHYTAYSYIEPFIQSVAAMGANFTTFLLLIFGAAGIVGSILFSTLGNKFPAAFLLGAIALITLCMLTLYVSATHTLAISTLCIFWGMGIMIIGLAVQVRVLALAPDATDVAMSLLSGIYNIGIGGGALLGNQVSLHLDMQNIGYAGGTIGLLALAWCAWSMRRYPQLRING comes from the coding sequence ATGCAATCTACTAATCCTGTTTCACGCAAAACAGCGTGGCTACGTGTCTTCATGTTAGCCATTGCCGCATTTATCTTTAATACCACCGAATTTGCACCGGTCGGTCTGCTGTCTGACATTGCGGCCAGCTACAATATGAACACGGCACAGGTCGGGTTGATGCTGACCATTTATGCCTGGGTCGTTGCCCTGCTGTCACTGCCGATGATGTTGCTGACAAGAAATGTTGAGCGTCGCTTCCTGCTGATTGCCATTTTCACGCTGTTTATCGCCAGCCACGTGCTCTCGACCTTTGCCTGGAGTTTCAATATCCTGGTACTGTCGCGTATCGGCATTGCCCTGTCTCATGCCATTTTCTGGTCGATTACCGCGTCTCTGGCGATCCGCGTTGCGCCAGCGGGCAAAAAGACTCAGGCATTAAGTATGCTGGCAACCGGCACCGCGCTGGCGATGGTATTGGGCCTGCCGATTGGTCGCATGATTGGACAGTACCTCGGCTGGCGTATTACTTTCGGGGTGATTGGATTCGTCGCGCTGGTGACCATGCTGTGCCTGGCGAAATTATTGCCGAAGCTGCCAAGTGAGCACACTGGCTCACTGAAAAGCGTGCCGATGTTATTTAAGCGCCCTGCTCTGGTTTCGCTTTATTTACTGATTGCCATCGTCGTGACCGCGCATTATACCGCCTACAGCTATATCGAGCCGTTTATTCAAAGTGTGGCGGCGATGGGTGCCAACTTTACTACCTTCCTGCTGTTGATATTTGGTGCAGCCGGAATTGTCGGTAGCATTCTGTTCAGTACCCTCGGCAATAAATTTCCGGCGGCATTTTTACTGGGTGCCATAGCGCTAATTACCCTTTGCATGCTGACGCTGTATGTTTCGGCCACCCATACGTTGGCGATTTCCACGCTGTGTATTTTCTGGGGCATGGGAATAATGATTATCGGGCTGGCGGTGCAGGTTCGCGTGCTGGCGCTGGCACCGGATGCAACTGACGTCGCCATGTCGTTACTCTCGGGGATTTATAATATCGGGATTGGCGGCGGCGCGTTGCTGGGTAATCAGGTTAGCCTGCATCTGGATATGCAGAATATTGGTTACGCTGGCGGTACGATTGGCCTGCTAGCGCTGGCCTGGTGTGCGTGGAGCATGCGGCGTTATCCGCAGTTACGCATTAATGGCTAA
- a CDS encoding L-rhamnose isomerase: MTRAIEQAFELAKQRFAEIGIDVNAAMAQLDELPVSMHCWQGDDVKGFENPQGALTGGIQATGNYPGKATTANELRADLDQAMALIPGPKRLNLHAIYLDAESPVDRIDIKPAHFSQWVEWAKKNKLGLDFNPTCFSHPLSEDGFTLAHPNPEIRQFWIEHCKASRKISASFGEQLGTPSIMNIWVPDGMKDQTIDRFGPRERLMNSLDEIISEKLDPAHHYDAVESKLFGIGAESYTVGSNEFCLGYASSRQTALTLDAGHFHPTEQVSDKISTAMLYVPRLLLHVSRPVRWDSDHVVALDDETQAIANEIVRQKLFDKVHIGLDFFDASINRIAAWVIGTRNAKKALLRALLEPVDTLKTLELEGDYTTRMALYEEQKSLPWQAVWEAYCLRHDVPAGAGWLGDVRHYEQHVLSKR, translated from the coding sequence ATGACCCGAGCAATCGAACAGGCGTTTGAGCTGGCGAAACAGCGTTTCGCTGAAATTGGCATTGACGTCAACGCTGCGATGGCCCAGCTGGATGAGCTACCCGTTTCCATGCACTGCTGGCAGGGCGACGATGTAAAAGGCTTTGAAAATCCGCAGGGCGCGCTAACGGGCGGTATCCAGGCCACCGGGAATTATCCGGGCAAAGCCACCACGGCTAACGAACTGCGTGCCGACCTCGATCAGGCGATGGCGTTGATCCCAGGACCGAAGCGTCTGAATCTGCACGCTATTTATCTGGATGCCGAAAGCCCGGTCGATCGTATCGACATCAAGCCCGCGCATTTCAGCCAGTGGGTTGAATGGGCGAAGAAAAATAAGCTCGGTCTGGACTTTAACCCTACCTGTTTCTCGCATCCGCTCAGTGAGGATGGTTTTACTCTGGCGCACCCTAATCCGGAAATCCGCCAGTTCTGGATTGAACACTGCAAGGCCAGCCGGAAAATTTCCGCCTCCTTTGGCGAACAGCTGGGAACGCCGTCAATTATGAATATCTGGGTTCCGGACGGCATGAAGGATCAAACCATCGATCGTTTTGGCCCGCGCGAACGACTGATGAACTCGCTGGATGAGATTATCAGCGAGAAGCTCGACCCTGCACATCATTACGATGCGGTGGAAAGCAAGCTGTTCGGCATCGGTGCGGAAAGCTACACCGTGGGCTCCAATGAATTCTGCCTTGGCTATGCCAGCAGCCGCCAGACGGCGCTGACCCTGGATGCCGGTCACTTCCATCCTACCGAGCAGGTCTCTGACAAAATCTCCACCGCCATGCTGTACGTTCCGCGTCTGTTGCTGCATGTGAGCCGCCCGGTGCGTTGGGATAGCGACCATGTGGTGGCGCTGGATGATGAAACTCAGGCCATTGCCAATGAAATCGTCCGCCAGAAGCTGTTCGACAAAGTGCATATCGGCTTGGACTTCTTTGATGCCTCCATCAACCGTATTGCGGCCTGGGTCATCGGTACCCGCAACGCGAAAAAGGCGCTGCTGCGTGCGCTGCTTGAGCCGGTAGACACCCTGAAAACGCTCGAGCTGGAAGGGGACTACACCACGCGTATGGCGCTGTATGAAGAGCAAAAATCTCTGCCGTGGCAGGCCGTGTGGGAAGCCTACTGCCTGCGTCACGATGTGCCGGCCGGTGCCGGTTGGTTAGGCGATGTTCGCCACTATGAACAACACGTTCTCAGCAAACGTTAA
- the rhaR gene encoding HTH-type transcriptional activator RhaR: MTPTLRLAKADYFPSELMPVAVADRAPQPSFPLHIHEFSELVIVWRGNGLHVMNDKPWLITCGDLFYLRPDDCHSFQSVNDLVLDNIIYCPERFTLGLDWKNFLPENDGSAWRLTTRGMALARGVIQQLMQESRKSDQLSRQLTETLFLQLVLTLQRHRYAADSAWQLPEGEQLDLLMSAIQGQIATNFDLSAFCQQHQLSERALKHLFRQQTGMTPGHYIRQLQLCRAKVLLRSSDCLIGEVAARCGFDDSNYFSVVFTRETGLTPSAFRQQFEHGNQRKTHFARHEG; this comes from the coding sequence TTGACGCCAACCCTTCGCCTGGCGAAAGCCGACTATTTCCCTTCTGAGCTGATGCCTGTGGCGGTTGCTGACCGCGCGCCACAGCCCAGCTTCCCGCTGCATATCCATGAATTCAGCGAGTTAGTGATCGTCTGGCGGGGCAACGGCCTGCATGTGATGAATGACAAACCCTGGCTAATCACCTGCGGGGATTTGTTCTACCTGCGGCCAGATGACTGTCACAGCTTCCAGTCGGTTAACGATCTGGTGCTGGACAACATTATCTACTGCCCGGAGCGCTTCACGCTGGGACTGGATTGGAAAAACTTCCTGCCGGAGAATGACGGTTCCGCCTGGCGGCTGACCACCCGGGGGATGGCGCTGGCCCGTGGAGTCATTCAGCAGCTGATGCAGGAGAGCCGGAAAAGCGACCAGCTCTCCAGGCAGCTAACCGAAACCTTATTCCTGCAGCTGGTGTTGACGTTACAACGTCACCGATATGCCGCGGACAGCGCCTGGCAATTACCGGAAGGTGAGCAGTTAGACCTGTTGATGTCCGCCATTCAGGGACAGATTGCCACTAACTTTGACCTCAGCGCATTTTGCCAACAGCATCAGCTGTCAGAACGTGCATTGAAGCACTTGTTCCGCCAGCAAACCGGGATGACGCCTGGCCATTACATTCGCCAGCTGCAGCTGTGCCGGGCGAAGGTGTTGCTGCGCAGCAGCGACTGCCTGATCGGTGAAGTGGCCGCCCGATGCGGCTTTGATGACAGTAACTATTTTTCGGTGGTGTTTACCCGCGAAACGGGCTTAACGCCCAGCGCCTTCAGGCAACAGTTTGAACATGGCAATCAACGTAAAACGCATTTTGCCCGACACGAAGGATAA
- the rhaD gene encoding rhamnulose-1-phosphate aldolase — protein sequence MQNILNAWFVRDMVKATSDMWLKGWDERNGGNVSLRLLDEEVRPFAQDFDREPRTVELTQPAPGLANCWFLVTGSGKFFRNVQLDPADSLVLLRVSEDGRAYSIYWGLTNGGLPTSELASHFQSHSVRIKATNGADRVIMHCHATHFMSLSYVVELDSARFTRLLWEGSTECLVVFPDGVGIVPWMVPGTDGIGEKTAEQMASHSLVMWPFHGIFGAGPTLDETFGLIDTAEKSSEVVVKVLSMGGMKQSITTAELIALGERFNVKPWQAALEARHPHVA from the coding sequence ATGCAAAATATTCTCAATGCCTGGTTTGTGCGGGACATGGTCAAAGCCACCAGCGATATGTGGCTGAAAGGATGGGATGAGCGCAACGGCGGTAACGTCAGCCTGCGTTTACTGGACGAAGAAGTCAGGCCTTTTGCGCAGGACTTCGATCGCGAGCCACGTACCGTTGAGCTGACGCAACCGGCTCCGGGACTGGCAAACTGCTGGTTCCTGGTGACCGGATCGGGCAAGTTCTTCCGCAATGTGCAGCTGGATCCTGCCGACAGCCTGGTGCTGCTTCGGGTCAGCGAAGATGGCCGCGCCTACAGCATTTATTGGGGGCTGACCAACGGCGGCCTTCCGACGTCTGAACTGGCATCACATTTCCAGTCGCACAGCGTGCGCATCAAGGCCACCAACGGTGCCGACCGCGTGATCATGCACTGTCACGCCACCCACTTTATGTCGCTAAGTTATGTGGTTGAGCTGGATTCTGCCCGTTTCACCCGCCTGTTATGGGAAGGCAGTACCGAGTGTCTGGTGGTCTTCCCCGATGGCGTGGGCATCGTGCCGTGGATGGTGCCTGGCACTGACGGCATCGGCGAAAAAACCGCTGAACAGATGGCCTCCCACAGCCTGGTGATGTGGCCATTCCACGGCATCTTTGGCGCAGGACCGACGCTTGACGAGACCTTTGGTCTGATTGATACCGCGGAGAAATCGTCAGAAGTGGTGGTGAAAGTGCTGTCGATGGGCGGTATGAAGCAGAGTATCACCACCGCAGAACTGATTGCGCTGGGCGAACGCTTTAACGTTAAGCCGTGGCAGGCTGCACTGGAGGCGCGTCATCCTCATGTTGCGTAA
- the rhaB gene encoding rhamnulokinase, producing the protein MTLRNCVAIDLGASSGRVMLARFDAQTGELQLEEVARCVNRLVTVDEQQCWDVDALETFITRALNTLVEQGIVPDSIGIDTWGVDYVLMDQDGERVGLPVAYRDGRTQGVMQQACQALSRETIYQHTGIQFLPFNTLYQLRALTASKPEWLDRVKHALMIPDYLHYRLTGQLNWEYTNATTTQLLNIDSGEWDETLLAWTGAKASWFGTPSQPGTPLGNWTSADGQQVPVISVATHDTASAVLAAPVAGTNAAWMSSGTWSLMGFESLEPFTGDAALALNITNEGGAEGRYRVLKNIMGLWLLQRVCSELAIEDLCALIDDAERQPACRSLINPNDDRFINPTNMVREIQDACVEQGMPAPTDAPALARCIFDSLALFYRQVLHELEALRGHAFSWLHIVGGGCQNPLLNQLCADACGIPVIAGPVEASTLGNIGSQLIASGDIQDVTHLRQLIKQNFSLKTFTPHASDVYRRSWPRFQSLTHKAKELCI; encoded by the coding sequence ATGACCTTGCGAAATTGTGTTGCCATCGATCTGGGTGCCTCCAGCGGCCGCGTGATGCTGGCCCGTTTTGATGCCCAAACGGGTGAGCTTCAGCTGGAAGAAGTGGCCCGTTGTGTTAACCGTCTGGTGACCGTGGATGAGCAGCAGTGCTGGGATGTGGATGCGCTGGAAACCTTTATCACCCGCGCCCTGAACACGTTGGTCGAACAGGGCATCGTGCCGGACAGCATCGGGATCGATACCTGGGGCGTGGACTACGTTCTGATGGACCAGGATGGCGAAAGGGTCGGTTTGCCGGTGGCCTACCGCGATGGCCGTACGCAGGGCGTGATGCAGCAAGCCTGTCAGGCGTTATCTCGTGAGACGATCTATCAACATACCGGCATCCAGTTCCTGCCTTTTAACACCCTGTATCAGCTACGCGCGCTGACCGCCTCCAAGCCTGAATGGCTGGATCGGGTTAAGCATGCGCTGATGATCCCGGACTACCTTCATTATCGTTTAACTGGCCAGCTGAACTGGGAATACACCAACGCCACTACCACTCAGCTGTTGAACATTGATAGCGGAGAGTGGGACGAGACGTTATTGGCGTGGACCGGTGCAAAGGCCAGCTGGTTTGGCACGCCTTCGCAGCCGGGGACGCCACTGGGTAACTGGACCAGCGCCGATGGCCAGCAGGTGCCGGTGATTTCCGTCGCTACCCACGATACCGCCAGCGCCGTGCTGGCAGCGCCCGTCGCCGGAACCAATGCCGCGTGGATGAGCTCAGGCACCTGGTCGCTGATGGGGTTTGAAAGCCTCGAACCCTTTACCGGTGACGCCGCGCTGGCACTGAATATCACCAACGAAGGCGGCGCGGAAGGCCGCTATCGTGTGCTGAAAAATATTATGGGCCTGTGGTTGCTTCAGCGTGTTTGCAGCGAACTGGCTATCGAGGATTTATGTGCGTTGATCGATGACGCAGAACGCCAGCCAGCCTGCCGGTCACTGATCAACCCCAACGACGATCGCTTTATCAACCCAACGAATATGGTGCGGGAAATTCAGGATGCCTGCGTTGAACAGGGTATGCCTGCGCCAACGGACGCACCGGCACTTGCCCGCTGTATTTTCGACAGCCTGGCGCTGTTTTATCGCCAGGTCCTTCATGAACTTGAGGCGTTGCGGGGCCATGCTTTTAGCTGGCTGCATATTGTCGGCGGAGGCTGTCAGAACCCGTTACTCAACCAACTTTGCGCGGATGCCTGCGGTATCCCGGTGATCGCCGGGCCAGTTGAAGCCTCCACGCTCGGCAACATCGGCAGCCAGCTGATTGCCAGTGGTGATATTCAGGACGTCACGCATCTGCGTCAGCTGATCAAACAAAACTTCTCTCTTAAAACGTTTACCCCTCACGCCAGTGACGTCTATCGCCGCAGTTGGCCGCGTTTCCAGTCACTGACACACAAGGCAAAGGAGCTATGTATATGA
- the rhaT gene encoding L-rhamnose/proton symporter RhaT — protein sequence MNQAILSGILWHLVGAASAACFYAPFKKVRHWSWETMWSVGGIASWIVLPWAVSAVLLPNFWGYYSSFSLSQLLPVFLFGAMWGVGNINYGLTMRYLGMSMGIGIAIGITLVVGTLMTPLLQGRFVELFSSAGGRLTLLGVLVALIGVAIVSRAGLLKERAMGITAEEFNLKKGLVLAVICGIFSAGMSFAMNAAKPMHDAAAALGIDPLYTALPSYVVIMGGGALVNLGFCFIRLATKSDLSVRKDFSVAKSMLISNVLLSVLGGTMWYLQFFFYAWGHARIPAEYDFISWMLHMSFYVLCGGLVGLVLKEWKNVGRRPVSVLCGGCAVIILAANIVGMGMMS from the coding sequence ATGAATCAAGCAATCCTTTCAGGCATCCTGTGGCATCTGGTGGGCGCGGCCAGCGCCGCCTGCTTCTATGCTCCGTTCAAAAAAGTCCGTCACTGGTCATGGGAAACCATGTGGTCAGTTGGCGGTATCGCATCGTGGATCGTTTTACCCTGGGCGGTCAGTGCCGTATTGCTGCCAAACTTCTGGGGGTACTACAGCAGCTTTTCTCTCTCTCAGCTGTTGCCTGTCTTTCTCTTTGGCGCCATGTGGGGCGTAGGGAATATCAACTACGGTTTGACCATGCGCTATCTGGGCATGTCGATGGGGATTGGTATTGCCATCGGTATCACTCTGGTGGTCGGCACGCTGATGACGCCGTTACTGCAGGGCCGCTTCGTCGAACTGTTCAGCTCAGCAGGGGGCAGGCTAACGCTGCTGGGCGTCCTGGTTGCGCTGATTGGTGTGGCCATCGTTTCACGCGCGGGCTTATTAAAAGAGCGGGCGATGGGCATCACCGCCGAAGAGTTCAACCTGAAAAAGGGGCTGGTGCTGGCGGTGATCTGCGGCATCTTCTCCGCCGGCATGTCCTTCGCGATGAACGCCGCCAAGCCGATGCATGATGCGGCGGCGGCCCTGGGTATCGACCCGCTGTATACCGCATTGCCGAGCTATGTGGTGATTATGGGCGGCGGTGCGCTGGTCAATCTTGGCTTCTGCTTTATTCGTCTGGCAACAAAATCCGATCTTTCGGTCAGAAAAGATTTCTCGGTGGCCAAATCCATGCTGATCAGCAACGTGCTGCTCTCCGTGCTGGGCGGCACCATGTGGTATCTGCAGTTCTTCTTCTATGCCTGGGGCCATGCCCGCATTCCTGCGGAATATGACTTTATCAGCTGGATGCTGCATATGAGCTTCTACGTTCTGTGTGGTGGTCTGGTCGGGCTGGTATTAAAGGAGTGGAAAAATGTAGGGCGTCGTCCGGTCAGCGTACTTTGCGGTGGCTGCGCGGTGATTATCCTCGCAGCGAATATCGTCGGAATGGGCATGATGTCCTGA
- a CDS encoding MFS transporter, with protein MNNASDSPTLGRSGLLVLLAGQLLPMIDFSIVNVALDAMSTTLHASPIQLELIVAVYGIAFAVSLAMGGRMGDNYGRRRVFTLGVVVFGIASLLCGLADSVWLLLVARALQGIGASMVVPQILATLHVCLHGRAHARAIGLYGGIGGLAFIIGQVLGGFLIAANLGGYGWRSVFLINIPLCVLIVLFAAKSIPETKKSQKVSIDLAGTVLLASAIGCLLLALALGPLLHWSWPCILLLAAFPVLLHRLWRVEVTLEQQQGHPLLPPSLMRLNGVRFGLSIAVLFFSCWSGFMFAVALTLQSGLGMTPFQSGNAFIALGVAYFIGSLCTTRIAEKLSRIAMLLTGCGIQMAGLLALMATFKTGWPDVGIYALIPATALIGFGQSFIVSCFYRIGLSDVPKDHAGAGSAMLSTVQQAAFGLGPMLLGTVYSQVLQQHGSYQQAVLLTLAAEWIVMLVLVIRAVATRRSLLVQPG; from the coding sequence ATGAACAACGCCTCCGATTCTCCAACGCTGGGCCGCAGCGGCCTGCTGGTCTTACTGGCGGGGCAACTGCTGCCGATGATCGATTTCTCCATCGTTAACGTGGCGCTGGATGCCATGTCCACCACCCTGCACGCTTCGCCGATCCAGCTGGAGCTGATCGTTGCGGTGTACGGCATTGCCTTTGCCGTTAGCCTGGCAATGGGCGGCCGAATGGGTGACAACTATGGCCGCCGCCGGGTGTTTACGCTGGGCGTGGTGGTGTTCGGCATCGCTTCGCTGCTGTGTGGCCTGGCGGATTCCGTCTGGCTGTTGCTGGTTGCCCGCGCGTTACAGGGCATTGGCGCGTCGATGGTGGTACCGCAGATCCTCGCTACGCTGCACGTCTGTCTGCATGGGCGCGCCCATGCCCGCGCTATCGGCCTGTACGGCGGCATTGGCGGGCTGGCCTTTATTATCGGGCAGGTGCTGGGCGGATTCCTGATTGCCGCCAACCTTGGGGGCTATGGCTGGCGCAGCGTGTTCCTGATCAACATCCCGCTCTGTGTCCTGATCGTGCTTTTTGCCGCGAAAAGCATCCCTGAAACCAAAAAATCGCAGAAGGTCTCCATCGATTTGGCCGGCACGGTTCTCCTCGCCAGCGCCATTGGCTGCTTGCTGTTAGCGCTGGCGCTGGGGCCGTTGCTGCACTGGTCCTGGCCTTGCATCCTGCTGCTGGCCGCTTTCCCGGTCTTGCTGCACCGTTTATGGCGGGTGGAAGTGACGCTGGAACAGCAACAGGGGCATCCGCTGCTGCCACCCAGCCTGATGCGTCTGAACGGTGTGCGCTTCGGCCTGTCCATTGCGGTGCTGTTCTTCTCCTGCTGGAGCGGTTTTATGTTTGCCGTGGCGCTTACCCTGCAGTCCGGCCTGGGTATGACGCCTTTCCAGTCGGGGAACGCCTTTATTGCGTTGGGCGTGGCCTATTTTATTGGCTCGCTGTGCACCACCCGCATCGCTGAGAAGTTAAGCCGCATCGCCATGCTGCTGACCGGCTGTGGGATTCAAATGGCGGGATTACTGGCATTGATGGCCACCTTTAAAACCGGCTGGCCTGACGTTGGCATTTATGCGCTGATCCCGGCAACCGCCTTAATTGGTTTTGGCCAGTCGTTTATCGTCAGCTGCTTCTATCGTATCGGCCTGTCTGATGTGCCGAAAGATCATGCCGGTGCGGGAAGTGCGATGCTGTCTACCGTGCAGCAGGCCGCGTTTGGCCTGGGACCGATGCTGTTAGGCACCGTTTACAGTCAGGTATTACAACAGCATGGCAGTTATCAGCAGGCGGTATTGCTGACGCTGGCCGCTGAATGGATTGTGATGCTGGTATTGGTGATCCGAGCGGTAGCGACACGCCGGAGTTTACTGGTCCAGCCTGGTTAA
- the rhaM gene encoding L-rhamnose mutarotase — MLRKAFVMQVHPDKHQEYQQRHNPIWPELAKTLKEHGAHHYSIFLDAQRNLLFGVVEIESEARWNAVAETDVCQRWWQSMCELMPSNADNSPVSTELKSVFYLD; from the coding sequence ATGTTGCGTAAAGCGTTCGTGATGCAGGTTCATCCGGATAAGCATCAGGAGTATCAGCAGCGGCACAACCCGATCTGGCCTGAACTGGCGAAAACCCTCAAGGAGCATGGCGCGCATCATTACAGCATCTTTCTTGATGCGCAGCGCAACCTGCTGTTTGGCGTGGTGGAGATAGAATCAGAAGCGCGCTGGAATGCGGTGGCAGAAACCGACGTATGCCAGCGCTGGTGGCAATCGATGTGTGAACTGATGCCGTCTAACGCGGATAACAGCCCGGTAAGTACTGAGCTCAAGTCGGTGTTTTATCTGGACTGA